The sequence below is a genomic window from Candidatus Limnocylindrales bacterium.
TTCTTACAATTTGAACATATTCTCCTCGCCGGGCCGGATCAATGGCACAAAAGCAGGTGTGCTCTAAGACATAGTCAAATTGGTGCGCATACTTTGGAATTAAATCAAACAGATCCTGTTGAACCAGTTTGAGGGATACTCCGGCTTTTTTTGCTATTTGTGCAGCTCCCTGAATGGCCGACGGAGCAAAATCAAACCCAACGACCTGAAAGCCTTTTTGAGCAAAAAAAATCGCATCATGTCCACGTCCGCAACCCAATACGGCCAGAGAGCCTGGGGGAGGCGCAGCAGAAGATTCTAAAAAAGATGCCAAGGGGGGAGCGACCTGTCCAAGATCCCAAAGAGCTTCATTTTGTTGATATAAATTCTCCCAGAAACTGACCGTATTAGCCCGGTGTTTCCAGAACCCATTCGCCCAGGTCGTCATCTGATCATAAAGGTAAGGAGATACTTCTTTAGCCAAAGGGAGGTACTTCTCGCACGTTTCACGATAATATCTCAGTTGCTGTTCCTGGGAAGGCGAAAGATGCAAATACCGAATATGGTCAAGTCGATCTGACAATTTAATGAGTTGGATTTCTCGAGGGGCTTGCCAGATCTTCTCCAGGTAGGCCCGGTCTCTCTCCTCATTGGAGGAATACCGGTTGATAGCTTCTTTGGTCAATATTTTCACCATGCCTGCAATGGGTTCTCCAAAAGCTTCCTCCAAAGCTGCGTAAT
It includes:
- a CDS encoding HD domain-containing protein — encoded protein: MTDRMTQNHFQEFKERILSKNPEVNLALLEKAYHFAEENHRGQHRDEGIDYRVHLLRVVCILFDELKITDSNVLCAALLQDVLEDCQVDYAALEEAFGEPIAGMVKILTKEAINRYSSNEERDRAYLEKIWQAPREIQLIKLSDRLDHIRYLHLSPSQEQQLRYYRETCEKYLPLAKEVSPYLYDQMTTWANGFWKHRANTVSFWENLYQQNEALWDLGQVAPPLASFLESSAAPPPGSLAVLGCGRGHDAIFFAQKGFQVVGFDFAPSAIQGAAQIAKKAGVSLKLVQQDLFDLIPKYAHQFDYVLEHTCFCAIDPARRGEYVQIVRNLLRPGGRFIALFYAHGQPGGPPYTTDSEEIRALFSPFFEIKTLEVPSNSVERRLGKELFSFMEVR